A window of the Planococcus citri chromosome 4, ihPlaCitr1.1, whole genome shotgun sequence genome harbors these coding sequences:
- the LOC135843916 gene encoding protein dopey-1 isoform X1: MYKKLNAKCYHVSGCDSCRITQHHYSTGMSVDRNKKFKKYVTSIDKALKSFEYTSDWADLISFLGKLNKILLNHTKYPVIPRRMKISKRLAQCLHPHLPSGVHLKALDTYDIMFRTMGTNRLSQELFIYGSGLFPLLGHAYTNVKQCLLTIYETHFVPLGERLVPGLNGFLSGVLPGLEEGTDYYERTNSLLEKVCMGVNPSVFYTCLWECLTSNAAVRLPAISFILSHFDKHLTMKEQMYLMGNDVELMVNGLCTCFQDSSVLIQRSALDFLLAGFPMHNNILSKEHCQLLLTSVLVTLLRRDMSLNRRLYAWLLGSDITSNSTSPSKDLIDHVKQSDDRKLGTADQYFKAYSKELLISAIQRVLKNATCENPHDLRPYRILISLLDKSDIGPVILDDILFEVFRLLYLSWKDPGSKASNGSELLKSANLLFSSLEPRYLWQYVGVLFSDACRKMPLTTEDEDENVKPVGSGDPALMEVCSIIIFLLDSLSLEIYSETFSEYLPDLFLHIITSLNDHCDTINAAQVAASLKLCLKILSKVRSPVLISHTASSVCDNYDNENYTVLTSENKMAEPGKIIQLQTSDLSGDKSDKKRPSKPVSSPNSRDSTESSIDKSESDDSTDQIDDNLVEEEVTSMEKCLEHYKKFYVTFIYGVRLKIGETRNISSLFKLLLVKSPDAAAEDKAKYLELLLREILCRNSRQNYSNLNSFPVPFNSRRDLDCGFSSITQSKKNIGMEWKEAVAFASKLLIELSTFQTSVPSANLFNDTQIDKENVLPEWLKSIIICSCWLGNIAVPLQLVAISTLLDLALLCRRSEMYTQHAVSSNSNNSSSNQVVTVVVFVPLLTPSQLLFIEYQTNVFQVIIHWLWLHLGDPTYEVKCAELICQLQNTLNIPNAIENCIGDSLSHLLEESKRLEAFRKFVKLWHISREVVKCSNTPHTEDTFYKCMLKILDVLPIKESNCLKIEAESWLFHSLMRGDCARIVEPLLLILIERNTARVSISHAKIQQHLQSDNQSLDSENSAIFAICSTFGNPVTYHLIQNILPSNAIQDTNFNVINNQPTKNDSIDDISIKSSKSVNAENVPCREYVKKLPFLQNISVFIDRGSIDDAAEVSQTVSEFDSMEDRERSISASEGSKDSLQRFNTLPLIKDKLGSMDTIKCNTGTGEMKKSRSFVSDNGFSKENIDDDSKNGELVRSLSFSGRDNTNTNSNKNTSFAFLSNGKTEGINIAKAVIEDVLTEIVDNVVGGKKSDKSIECEKEEEADSAISCNSGCSSVTLEYEKEDSYADEEETRCRKYAEIDNKQLEKFSSNLGAVQFYSHMLLYCDLYDTNRILYTLNKFRDILTVNAKAFLFATSTTVVPSSSPLVHLLLKHRNSIFARGFQCEEKSMEAFSKNTTYLEVLITICLYYVRSYYPNSGNPKLTEKEIFGNKQVQLASIELLSQIFFQLCGVVQSNKNEMAPFIRELLSRCKVQKIALHCVWCCLYDDNQNLHLFIKEILVFNRKRNKSSDNVCEYNQAFQIQFLRLLLSLIVLENDIYQEENTVNVTDNDEDISIKCDYICDRQIIQQPLFLHLLKKMLEPNPCARPNHERVISFIITCLPYFKKSLPKIVVKVIRQICWNIEVSSDVYIKSVDYRMKQSIPFNYMVILLDALTILSHYCVLDQVTQLMLKPVTDTTSLRTFNGLFQMYSDFPNIGNFCNGNRNTCPEAKESVLHNLPKIFFSVSTLWQTITSSKQREYENVAGSLLVVKSQILNLLNPIAVHHSMHFFVSVAIVWKDKRSFVISSPSKMTVVPEASKDQSVLVHLISSLNSVSPDILMNTMHRIIKQQFTFGGENSTEIEISALEVLVHYIQLITIPRLMECWNCLLPLLKEAPNVSTRSQFLLCAAVSHFVNRMPSTPDRLMDKKDFKDLQDIIIKMVELCTQIAGAGLEQTTWLRRNLAVRENDSSSPMSGVTSVLTPSLLFSKDSDKQNSATAQFSVAAQLVLAELLIPLLDTVYTNQDKEKLVTLLINVMYNITPYLKNHTQKNANSFYACSQLVASISGYQYTRKAWRKDVMDLLLDSSLFQMEVRSLRHWRVIVDNLMSQDISSFRDLLSRVPLNQNNALNLFSSKDQEYEQRSQVLKRLAFVILCSEQDQFHKHMPDIQEKITDSLKLPQSTPGIQAQVFLCFRVLLLRMSSHHITSLWPAIITEMVQVMLQMEHELSTDTEEFGSHIRVLSSLDWPWIVNSNNGLHASGHPHWLQLQLAAAKLLKLAVQLPADRLPQFQMYRWAFVGSAAQQSDVSKNLSFIPPSSCAADFVPHVVRIASLMNNKFGESPPPYTQLADSPPSTAKLLPSAREIRALQDLQPFFTALSRGEVGHVSGVTELEEEIELDFLEQLPYSSSSQLK, translated from the exons atgtataaaaaattaaacgcaAAATGTTATCACGTCAGCGGTTGTGATTCGTGCAGAATAACTCAACAC CATTACTCGACTGGTATGTCTGTCGATcgaaacaagaaattcaaaaa ATATGTCACGTCTATCGATAAAGCTCTCAAGAGCTTCGAATACACCAGTGATTGGGCAGATCTCATCTCATTTCTGGGAAAACTCAACAAG ATTTTGTTGAATCATACCAAGTATCCAGTGATACCTCGTCGTATGAAAATAAGTAAACGATTAGCGCAATGTTTACATCCACATTTACCTTCGGGCGTGCACCTAAAAGCACTGGACACTTACGATATCATGTTTCGCACCATGGGAACGAATCGTCTCAGTCAAGAGTTATTTATTTATGGCTCTG GTTTGTTTCCTCTACTCGGACACGCTTATACGAACGTTAAACAATGCTTATTGACAATTTACGAAACGCATTTCGTTCCTTTGGGCGAACGATTAGTTCCTGGCTTGAACGGATTTCTCAGCGGGGTTTTACCCGGACTCGAAGAAGGAACTGATTACTACGAAAG GACAAATTCATTATTAGAGAAAGTTTGCATGGGCGTGAATCCGTCAGTATTTTACACATGCTTATGGGAATGTCTAACATCGAACGCCGCAGTCCGATTGCCTGCCATTTCATTCATCTTGTCGCATTTCGATAAACATTTGACTATGAAGGAGCAAATGTATTTAATGGGAAACGATGTCGAATTGATG GTGAATGGTTTATGTACGTGTTTTCAAGATTCGAGCGTTCTAATTCAACGCAGCGCTCTCGATTTTTTACTAGCCGGCTTCCCGAtgcataataatattttatcaaaagaaCATTGCCAGCTGTTACTCACTTCTGTTCTTGTCACATTGTTGAGAAGGGATATGTCCTTGAATAG ACGTTTATACGCGTGGCTTCTCGGGTCCGACATTACGTCAAATTCCACATCTCCTAGTAAAGATTTAATCGATCATGTAAAGCAGTCCGATGATAGAAAATTGGGCACAGCTGATCAATATTTCAAAGCTTATTCTAAAGAGCTGTTAATTAGT gcTATACAGCGTGTGCTGAAAAACGCTACGTGTGAAAATCCTCACGATCTAAGACCATACCGAATATTAATTTCGCTTCTAGATAAAAGTGATATCGGACCCGTTATCTTGGATGATATATTATTCGAAGTATTCAG ACTACTATACCTGAGCTGGAAAGATCCCGGCAGTAAAGCATCCAACGGAAGCGAGTTATTAAAATCAGCTAATCTATTATTCAGTTCTTTGGAACCGCGCTATCTGTGGCAATACGTAGGTGTTTTGTTCTCAGACGCTTGCCGTAAAATGCCTCTTACCACCGAAGACGAGGACGAAAACGTGAAACCGGTCGGTAGCGGCGACCCAGCATTAATGGAA GTCTGTAGCATAATCATATTCTTACTGGACTCGTTATCTTTGGAAATTTACTCGGAAACTTTCAGCGAGTACTTACCGGATTTATTTCTACACATTATTACCTCGTTGAACGATCACTGTGATACTATTAACGCAGCTCAAGTAGCCGCTTCgttgaaattatgtttaaaGATTCTGTCAAAAGTTCGATCTCCGGTGCTAATATCGCATACGGCGAGCTCAGTTTGCGATAATTACGATAACGAAAACTACACCGTTTTAAcgagtgaaaataaaatggcCGAACCCGGTAAAATAATTCAACTACAAACTAGCGACTTGTCCGGTGATAAATCGGATAAAAAAAGACCATCTAAACCCGTATCTAGTCCTAATAGTCGCGACAGTACCGAATCATCGATTGATAAATCCGAATCGGACGACAGTACCGATCAAATTGACGATAATCTTGTCGAAGAAGAAGTCACATCGATGGAAAAATGCCTAGAGCACTATAAAAAGTTCTACGTCACTTTTATCTACGGTGTTAGACTGAAAATCGGCGAAACTAGGAATATTTCTagtttatttaaattattactGGTTAAATCACCCGATGCGGCTGCCGAAGATAAAGCCAAGTATTTGGAATTGCTGTTACGTGAAATACTGTGCAGGAATTCCAGACAGAATTATTCGAATTTGAATTCGTTCCCTGTTCCGTTCAATTCGAGAAGAGATCTCGATTGCGGCTTCTCTAGTATTACTCAGAGTAAAAAGAATATCGGAATGGAGTGGAAAGAAGCCGTAGCATTCGCTTCGAAATTATTAATCGAGTTGTCTACATTCCAAACTTCGGTTCCTTCGGCTAATTTATTCAATG ATACGCAAATCGACAAAGAAAACGTATTACCGGAATGGCTGAAATCTATTATAATATGTTCCTGCTGGCTGGGAAACATCGCTGTACCTCTTCAGCTAGTCGCCATTTCTACTTTATTAGACTTGGCACTTCTTTGTCGGCGTTCTGAAATGTATACTCAGCATGCCGTATCATCCAATTCAAATAATTCCTCATCGAACCAAGTCGTTACCGTAGTCGTTTTCGTTCCATTACTAACACCCAGTCAGTTACTATTCATCGAATATCAAACTAACGTATTTCAG GTTATAATACATTGGCTTTGGTTGCATCTTGGTGACCCTACGTACGAAGTAAAATGTGCCGAACTGATATGCCAATTACAGAATACTCTCAATATTCCCAATGCCATTGAGAATTGCATAG GCGATTCATTATCTCATCTATTAGAAGAATCTAAACGTTTAGAAGCATTCCGCAAATTTGTGAAATTATGGCATATCAGTAGAGAAGTAGTCAAGTGTAGTAATACTCCTCATACTGAGGATACATtctataa ATGCATGTTGAAAATCTTGGACGTTTTACCAATCAAAGAAAgcaattgtttgaaaatagaAGCCGAAAGCTGGTTATTTCATTCGCTAATGCGAGGTGATTGCGCCAGAATAGTAGAACCGTTGCTTCTGATTTTAATAGAACGAAACACTGCTCGTGTTAGCATATCGCATGCTAAAATACAACAACATCTTCAAAGCGACAATCAATCTTTAGATAGCGAGAATTCGGCCATATTTGCAATATGTTCGACGTTCGGTAACCCGGTCACCTACCATTTGATTCAGAATATCTTACCATCAAATGCGATACAAGATACTAATTTCAACGTTATAAATAATCAACCTACGAAAAATGATAGCATCGATGATATTTCCATTAAATCTAGTAAAAGCGTTAACGCTGAAAACGTTCCGTGTCGAGAATACGTTAAGAAATTACCTTTTTTACAAAACATATCGGTTTTCATCGATCGAGGATCGATTGACGATGCTGCCGAAGTATCGCAAACGGTATCTGAGTTCGATTCGATGGAGGATAGAGAAAGGAGTATTTCCGCTTCCGAAGGTAGCAAAGACAGTTTACAAAGATTCAATACGTTACCGTTGATCAAAGATAAATTAG GTTCTATGGATACGATCAAGTGTAATACCGGTACCGGCGAGATGAAGAAATCACGTAGTTTCGTCTCTGATAACGGATTTTCCAAGGAAAACATCGACGACGATTCGAAAAATGGCGAGTTAGTTCGTAGCTTGTCGTTTTCCGGACGAGATAATACTAATACAAATTCCAACAAGAATACTTCGTTCGCGTTTCTTTCGAACGGTAAAACCGAAGGAATAAATATCGCTAAAGCTGTCATCGAAGATGTACTTACAGAAATCGTTGACAACGTCGTCGGTGGAAAGAAATCG GATAAATCAATAGAAtgtgaaaaagaagaagaagccGATTCGGCTATCAGCTGTAACAGCGGATGCTCTTCGGTTACTCTGGAGTACGAAAAAGAAGACAGTTACGCCGACGAAGAAGAAACCAGGTGCAGAAAATACGCTGAAATCGATAACAAACAATTGGAGAAATTCAGCTCGAACCTAGGAGCTGTGCAATTTTATTCGCATATGTTGCTGTATTGCGATTTATACGATACGAATAGAATTCTGTACactttgaacaaatttcgaGATATTTTAACGGTGAACGCTAAAGCTTTCTTGTTCGCTACGTCAACGACAGTGGTACCGAGTTCGTCTCCTCTTGTGCATTTGTTATTGAAACATCGTAATTCGATTTTCGCTAGAGGTTTCCAATGCGAAGAGAAATCCATGGAAGCGTTCAGCAAAAATACCACTTACCTCGAGGTGTTGATTACTATTTGCTTGTATTATGTACGGAGCTATTATCCAAATAGTGGAAACCCGAAGTTGACTGAGAAGGAAATTTTCGGAAATAAACAG GTGCAATTGGCTAGTATAGAATTACTTTCgcaaatatttttccaattgtgCGGAGTCGTTCAGAGCAACAAGAACGAAATGGCTCCGTTTATTCGAGAGCTTTTGAGTCGAtgcaaagttcaaaaaattgctcttcATTGCGTTTGGTGCTGTTTATACGACGATAATCAAAATCTACACTTGTTCATCAAAgagatactcgtatttaatCGTAAAAGGAATAAATCTTCCGATAATGTCTGCGAATACAATCAGGCTTTCCAGATACAATTTTTAAG ATTGCTTTTATCTTTGATTGTTTTGGAAAACGATATCTATCAAGAAGAAAACACGGTGAACGTGACCGATAACGACGAAGATATTTCGATAAAATGCGATTACATTTGCGATCGTCAAATCATCCAGCAACCTTTGTTCTTgcacttattgaaaaaaatgctagaACCTAATCCGTGCGCTAGACCGAACCACGAACGTGTCATATCCTTCATTATCACCTGTTtaccatattttaaaaaatcattacctaaAATCGTCGTTAAAGTTATTCGACAAATTTGCTGGAACATCGAAGTATCTTCGGATGTTTACATCAAATCGGTCGATTATCGAATGAAACAAAG TATACCTTTTAATTACATGGTGATTCTGTTGGACGCCTTGACCATTCTGTCGCATTACTGCGTACTCGACCAAGTAACCCAACTCATGTTGAAACCTGTCACCGATACTACTTCGTTGAGAACGTTCAACGGCCTGTTCCAGATGTATAGCGATTTTCCCAACATCGGG AATTTTTGTAACGGTAACCGAAACACGTGCCCGGAAGCTAAAGAATCGGTATTGCACAATTTACCGAAGATTTTCTTCAGCGTTTCTACTCTGTGGCAGACTATCACATCGTCCAAGCAAAG AGAATATGAAAACGTTGCTGGAAGTTTACTCGTTGTGaagagtcaaattttgaatttactcaaTCCTATCGCAGTTCATCATAGTATGCACTTTTTCGTATCCGTTGCCATCGTATGGAAGGATAAAAGATCGTTCGTTATCTCGAGTCCATCGAAAATG ACCGTAGTTCCGGAAGCTTCAAAAGATCAATCAGTCCTCGTGCATTTGATCAGCTCTTTGAATTCCGTCAGTCCGGATATCCTCATGAACACCATGCATCGAATAATCAAACAACAATTCACATTTGGTGGCGAAAATAGCACCGAAATCGAAATCAGCGCTTTGGAAGTGCTCGTTCATTACATTCAACTAATAACCATACCGCGTCTGATGGAATGCTGGAATTGTCTATTGCCTTTGTTGAAAGAAGCACCCAACGTCAGTACGAGATCTCAGTTTTTATTATGCGCCGCTGTGAGCCATTTCGTTAATCGAATGCCTTCGACACCCGATCGTCTCATGGataaaaaagatttcaaagatTTACAAGATATCATTATCAAG ATGGTCGAATTATGCACCCAGATTGCCGGTGCTGGATTAGAACAGACGACTTGGTTACGTAGGAATCTAGCTGTTCGTGAAAATGATTCTTCGTCGCCGATGAGTGGTGTTACTAGTGTCCTGACTCCTAGTCTTTTATTCAGCAAGGATTCGGATAAGCAAA ATTCTGCCACTGCCCAATTCAGCGTCGCAGCTCAACTGGTGTTGGCCGAATTACTGATCCCGTTACTAGATACCGTGTACACGAATCAAGATAAAGAAAAACTCGTCACATTGTTGATAAACGTCATGTATAATATTACTCCTTATCTGAAAAATCACAC CCAGAAAAACGCCAATAGTTTTTACGCGTGTTCGCAACTAGTAGCCAGTATTTCCGGATATCAGTACACGCGTAAAGCGTGGAGAAAAGATGTCATGGATTTACTTCTGGATTCGAGCCTGTTTCAAATGGAAGTCAGAAGCTTAAGGCATTGGAGAGTAATCGTCGATAATCTAATGTCGCAAGATATTTCTTCGTTCAGAGATCTATTGA GTCGAGTGCCTCTAAATCAAAATAACGCGTTGAATTTATTCTCGAGTAAAGATCAAGAGTACGAACAAAGGTCGCAGGTGCTGAAAAGACTGGCATTTGTTATACTCTGCAGCGAACAGGATCAGTTTCATAAGCATATGCCTGATATACAAG aaaaaatcacCGATAGCTTGAAATTACCTCAGAGCACTCCTGGTATTCAAGCTCAAGTATTTTTATGTTTTCGAGTACTTCTGCTTCGCATGTCTTCGCATCATATTACGTCACTTTGGCCAGCCATTATCACCGAAATGGTACAAGTTATGTTGCAAATGGAACACGAACTTTCTACTGATACCGAAGAGTTCGG GTCCCATATTCGTGTGTTATCATCGTTGGATTGGCCATGGATTGTCAACAGTAATAACGGACTTCACGCTAGCGGTCATCCGCATTGGTTGCAGTTGCAATTAGCTGCAGCCAAGTTACTTAAATTAGCCGTGCAATTGCCTGCAGATAGATTACCTCAGTTTCAAAT gtaCCGTTGGGCTTTCGTAGGAAGTGCCGCACAGCAATCAGATGTATCGAAGAATCTTTCATTCATACCGCCGAGCAGCTGTGCCGCCGATTTCGTACCTCACGTTGTTAGAATAGCATCTTTGATGAATAATAAA TTCGGAGAATCACCACCGCCTTACACTCAGCTCGCCGATTCGCCTCCAAGTACCGCTAAACTGCTCCCTTCAGCTCGTGAAATTCGCGCTTTGCAAGATCTTCAGCCGTTTTTCACGGCCTTGAGTAGAGGCGAAGTAGGCCACGTTAGCGGCGTTACCGAGCTCGAGGAAGAAATCGAATTGGATTTCTTGGAACAGTTACCATATTCGTCGTCTTCGCAGTTGAAATAA